From the Primulina tabacum isolate GXHZ01 chromosome 3, ASM2559414v2, whole genome shotgun sequence genome, one window contains:
- the LOC142540781 gene encoding uncharacterized protein LOC142540781: protein MSCLAVSLQPTNGPDILLQTREWFPPSRALMALSSFRQTRISFAKNLQQSTADTPFDSIGDDPLAASSGQVIVGVETRYRVVYRLVNSIYVLAVTTIDDSNNNVFDCINIVNQAVSVVVTACRGVDVTPEKLGKKYAEVYMALDIVLRGASSIRLAAMLASMHGDGIAKMVHSAIHTENKIRGADSWGNVEPSSLDHEAGVESFSQVSFELPSETLVAGDEVATATLGFFQQGEEKELNKVEESEGEMDPFAASERINKPEEMLMEGFKKDKELGVSDVSKALAGLEVTSLPPAAATESTHIGVEGFEGNYGGIEFGNDGSTLPEDFEGINDAWGGGLDASEFVGPKKIKKDMGLGGLELLATSEPPAAGAAKSDGDGDKIEDILVKKTEMRGPEMYIVEEVNAEFRESLLARVGLMGVVYLRTMPPKSSTDDKETEFSFKVEGTEGVKRFVMQSSRVSSLGNGLFFVRTPSSKEPLPIIKYSLQPRLTPLPIRIRLVKRLVGTLLSIMIQYVSNPELPAPLTDVTIVLKLPVDPTLLKVSPKAVMNRSDRELKWLIDEIPLKGKPGRLRVRMPVDIGEDDDGSDLEIVGYVKFSAQGYRSLSGVSLMPASEGKTDFYEVEHRYASGAYICN from the coding sequence ATGTCGTGCTTGGCTGTTTCCCTTCAACCCACAAATGGACCCGATATCCTACTCCAAACTCGCGAATGGTTCCCCCCTTCCCGCGCACTGATGGCCCTCTCCTCCTTCCGCCAAACACGCATCTCGTTCGCCAAGAATCTGCAACAATCCACTGCCGATACCCCTTTTGATTCCATTGGCGATGATCCTTTGGCGGCCTCCTCCGGTCAGGTTATTGTCGGGGTTGAAACTCGATACCGTGTTGTGTACCGCCTCGTCAACTCCATTTACGTTCTTGCTGTGACTACTATTGATGATTCTAATAATAACGTTTTCGATTGTATTAATATTGTTAATCAAGCTGTTTCAGTTGTGGTTACAGCATGTCGTGGTGTGGATGTTACCCCAGAGAAATTGGGCAAGAAGTACGCTGAGGTTTACATGGCATTAGATATAGTTTTGAGGGGTGCTAGTAGCATTAGGCTTGCCGCTATGCTGGCATCGATGCACGGTGATGGCATCGCAAAAATGGTGCATTCTGCTATTCATACCGAGAATAAGATTCGTGGCGCAGATAGTTGGGGTAATGTGGAGCCCAGTTCGCTGGATCATGAAGCCGGAGTGGAGTCCTTTTCACAGGTGTCTTTTGAATTACCTTCTGAGACATTGGTGGCAGGAGACGAGGTGGCTACGGCGACTTTAGGGTTTTTCCAGCAGGGTGAGGAGAAGGAGTTGAATAAAGTTGAGGAGAGTGAAGGAGAAATGGATCCTTTTGCGGCCAGTGAGAGGATAAATAAGCCAGAGGAGATGCTGATGGAAGGGTTTAAAAAGGATAAAGAATTGGGTGTTTCGGATGTGAGTAAGGCTCTTGCAGGACTTGAGGTGACTTCATTGCCTCCTGCCGCGGCCACTGAGTCGACACACATAGGTGTAGAAGGATTCGAAGGGAATTATGGTGGAATCGAGTTTGGGAATGATGGATCAACTTTGCCGGAAGATTTTGAGGGTATTAATGATGCTTGGGGTGGTGGACTGGATGCATCAGAGTTTGTTGGCCCAAAGAAAATCAAGAAAGATATGGGTCTTGGTGGCTTGGAATTGCTGGCGACTAGCGAGCCACCGGCTGCTGGTGCAGCTAAAAGTGACGGTGATGGGGATAAGATCGAAGATATATTGGTGAAGAAGACTGAAATGAGGGGCCCCGAAATGTATATAGTTGAAGAAGTAAATGCTGAGTTTAGGGAATCACTTCTTGCTAGAGTTGGGTTGATGGGCGTGGTGTACCTGAGGACAATGCCACCGAAATCTTCTACAGATGATAAAGAAACTGAGTTCTCTTTTAAGGTCGAAGGTACAGAAGGTGTAAAGAGATTCGTGATGCAAAGCTCTAGGGTTAGCAGCCTCGGTAATGGCTTGTTTTTTGTGAGGACTCCATCCTCAAAAGAACCTCTACCAATTATAAAGTACAGTTTGCAACCCCGCTTGACTCCTTTGCCTATAAGGATTAGACTTGTCAAACGCCTTGTTGGGACTTTACTGTCGATCATGATACAATACGTTTCAAATCCAGAGTTGCCAGCACCTTTGACAGACGTGACAATTGTTTTGAAATTGCCCGTAGACCCAACTCTGTTAAAAGTGTCACCAAAAGCAGTGATGAACAGATCTGATAGAGAGTTGAAATGGCTTATTGATGAGATTCCACTGAAGGGTAAACCTGGCAGACTGAGGGTGAGAATGCCTGTGGATATTGGCGAGGATGATGATGGATCGGATCTTGAGATAGTCGGTTATGTCAAGTTTTCCGCCCAAGGATATAGATCTTTGTCTGGGGTTTCTTTGATGCCTGCTTCTGAGGGAAAAACAGACTTCTATGAGGTTGAGCACAGGTATGCAAGTGGCGCTTATATTTGCAACTAA